The following are encoded together in the Candidatus Methylomirabilis sp. genome:
- a CDS encoding acyl-CoA dehydrogenase: MDFELSEEQQAVQTMVRECAEREIAPVAAELDEHERFPTEIIRKLSELGLMGILFPRTYGGAAMDYVSYALVLEELGRYDASVALTVESHNSLCSNHIYLFGSKAQRSRYLPRLTSGEALGAWAMTESGSGSDAAGMQTIAAREGDQWVLNGTKNFITQGSVAGIYVIMALTDQVARERGISAFIVEQGTPGLRVGRKEHKMGFRASDTAQVILEGARIPEANLLGELNHGFIDALTILDAGRIGMAALSVGIARGCLEEGLKYAKERQAFGRPIADFQAIQWKLADMATEIDAARLLVLQAASLKDAGQPFTKEASYAKLFASETVMKAATEAVQIHGGYGYIKEYPVERYFRDAKFCAIGEGTSEIQRLIIARELLGRAYV; the protein is encoded by the coding sequence ATGGACTTCGAACTGAGCGAGGAACAGCAGGCAGTTCAGACGATGGTCCGGGAGTGTGCCGAGCGAGAGATCGCGCCGGTTGCAGCCGAGCTTGACGAGCATGAGCGGTTCCCGACCGAGATCATTCGGAAGCTGTCGGAACTCGGGCTCATGGGGATCCTCTTTCCCAGGACTTACGGCGGCGCGGCGATGGACTACGTGAGCTATGCCCTGGTCCTTGAAGAACTCGGGCGGTACGATGCGTCGGTCGCGCTGACCGTGGAGTCGCACAACTCGCTCTGCAGCAATCATATCTATCTCTTCGGGAGCAAGGCCCAGAGGAGTCGGTATCTACCGCGACTCACCAGTGGAGAAGCCCTTGGCGCGTGGGCGATGACGGAGTCGGGGTCGGGGAGCGATGCGGCCGGGATGCAGACCATTGCAGCGCGTGAGGGGGATCAGTGGGTCCTGAACGGGACAAAGAACTTCATCACGCAGGGGAGCGTGGCGGGCATCTACGTGATCATGGCGCTCACCGATCAGGTTGCGCGGGAGAGAGGAATATCGGCCTTCATTGTGGAGCAGGGGACGCCCGGATTGCGGGTCGGCCGAAAAGAGCACAAGATGGGATTTCGGGCTTCCGACACGGCCCAAGTTATCCTGGAAGGCGCGCGCATCCCGGAGGCGAATCTGCTGGGTGAGCTAAATCACGGCTTCATTGATGCGTTGACGATCTTGGATGCGGGGAGGATCGGGATGGCTGCTCTCAGCGTGGGGATTGCCCGCGGCTGTCTGGAGGAGGGGCTGAAGTACGCCAAGGAGCGACAGGCCTTCGGCCGACCGATCGCGGACTTCCAGGCGATCCAATGGAAGCTGGCGGACATGGCCACCGAGATCGACGCGGCTAGACTCCTGGTCTTGCAGGCCGCCTCCCTGAAAGATGCCGGTCAGCCGTTCACGAAGGAGGCGTCGTACGCCAAGCTCTTTGCCTCAGAGACGGTCATGAAGGCCGCCACTGAGGCGGTGCAGATCCACGGCGGCTATGGCTACATCAAGGAGTATCCGGTGGAGCGCTATTTCCGCGACGCCAAATTCTGCGCCATCGGCGAAGGGACCTCCGAGATCCAACGGCTCATCATCGCTCGCGAACTCCTTGGCCGAGCATATGTGTAA
- a CDS encoding MOSC domain-containing protein has protein sequence MSEVVAVCCSPTHSFGKPPLAAIRLLAGLGVEGDAHLGRTIKHRSRVAVDPTQPNLRQVHLIHTELYDELRAAGFDVSPGQMGENVTTRGVDLLALPVGTQLRLGREAVVEVTGLRNPCAQLDAFRRGLMAAVLDRDESGRLVRKAGIMGVVRTGGVVRPGDVVGVELPPPPHRPLGLV, from the coding sequence ATGAGCGAAGTGGTGGCGGTCTGCTGTAGTCCCACGCACTCGTTCGGTAAGCCGCCACTGGCCGCCATTCGCCTGCTTGCGGGCCTCGGCGTGGAAGGTGACGCGCACCTTGGGCGAACGATCAAGCACCGCTCGCGGGTGGCGGTCGACCCGACCCAGCCGAACCTGCGGCAGGTCCATCTGATCCACACCGAACTGTACGACGAACTGCGGGCTGCCGGGTTCGACGTATCTCCCGGTCAGATGGGCGAGAACGTCACCACCCGCGGCGTCGACCTACTCGCCCTGCCGGTCGGCACTCAGCTTCGACTCGGCCGGGAGGCAGTCGTTGAGGTGACCGGGTTGCGCAATCCGTGCGCCCAGCTTGACGCCTTCCGACGGGGACTGATGGCGGCGGTGCTGGACCGGGACGAGTCCGGTCGGCTGGTCCGCAAGGCGGGCATCATGGGGGTGGTGCGAACGGGTGGGGTGGTACGGCCGGGAGACGTGGTGGGGGTCGAGCTGCCTCCCCCACCTCATCGTCCGTTAGGCCTGGTGTAG
- a CDS encoding cache domain-containing protein has translation MKRKAFYGGVFILLAGVCLFASPGFSATPEPQSEQAKQIKALVDKAAALIERQGKDAFPELKKKDSKWYKGNTYVFVDDMNGTVLVNPPAPEIEKKNLIDMKDAKGKAYVREFIETAKTKGSGWVDYWWPKPGEDKPSKKISYIKKAKMPNGDMVIVGAGIYVE, from the coding sequence ATGAAAAGAAAAGCATTCTACGGGGGTGTGTTCATCCTTCTTGCGGGCGTGTGCCTGTTTGCTTCCCCAGGGTTTTCCGCAACGCCAGAGCCACAATCTGAGCAGGCAAAACAAATTAAGGCTCTCGTGGACAAGGCAGCGGCTTTAATAGAACGTCAAGGAAAGGATGCCTTTCCCGAATTGAAGAAGAAGGACAGCAAGTGGTATAAAGGAAACACCTATGTGTTCGTTGATGATATGAATGGAACTGTCCTTGTCAATCCCCCCGCACCAGAAATCGAGAAGAAAAATTTAATCGACATGAAGGATGCCAAGGGCAAAGCGTACGTCCGGGAGTTTATCGAGACAGCGAAAACCAAGGGATCGGGATGGGTCGATTATTGGTGGCCTAAACCGGGAGAAGACAAGCCCTCCAAAAAGATAAGCTATATCAAGAAGGCCAAAATGCCTAATGGAGACATGGTCATTGTAGGCGCTGGCATTTATGTTGAGTAA
- the meaB gene encoding methylmalonyl Co-A mutase-associated GTPase MeaB, which yields MELVQNILKGDVRAAARLMTMIENGDAEARAALKSLYPHTGSAHIIGITGPPGSGKSTLADRLTEELRKRDKTVGIVAVDPTSPFTGGAILADRIRMQSHSLDAGVFIRSMATRGHLGGLARATNEIVDVMDAAGKEVILIETVGVGQDEVEVVGTAHTCVVVSVPGLGDEIQTFKAGVLEIGDLFVVNKADREGANRTATELEMMLQMAPAEAGWSPKVLKTVATTGEGVAVLLDVIFEHKAFMDERDLRRQKGRERSERAFRALLQERLTAKALERFDQNGRMQELIARVADRTLDPYTAVEQVLAKIGLY from the coding sequence ATGGAGCTGGTGCAGAACATTCTAAAGGGTGATGTCCGCGCGGCGGCCCGCCTGATGACCATGATCGAAAACGGCGATGCCGAGGCCAGGGCTGCGCTGAAGTCACTCTACCCCCATACTGGCTCAGCCCACATCATCGGGATTACCGGTCCGCCGGGCTCAGGCAAGAGCACGCTGGCCGACCGGCTCACCGAAGAGTTGCGAAAACGCGACAAGACGGTGGGGATTGTCGCGGTAGATCCGACGAGCCCGTTTACCGGAGGGGCGATTCTGGCGGACCGGATCCGGATGCAAAGCCACAGCCTTGACGCCGGCGTCTTTATCCGCAGTATGGCGACGCGCGGCCACCTTGGCGGCCTGGCCCGCGCCACCAACGAGATCGTGGACGTCATGGATGCGGCTGGGAAAGAGGTGATTCTGATCGAGACGGTGGGGGTCGGTCAGGATGAGGTGGAGGTCGTGGGAACGGCGCACACTTGTGTGGTGGTCTCGGTGCCGGGTCTCGGCGATGAAATCCAGACGTTTAAGGCGGGTGTCCTGGAGATTGGCGACCTGTTCGTGGTCAACAAGGCCGACCGGGAGGGCGCGAACCGGACAGCTACTGAGCTTGAGATGATGTTACAGATGGCCCCTGCGGAGGCTGGCTGGTCTCCAAAGGTCCTCAAGACGGTCGCCACAACAGGGGAAGGCGTTGCGGTGCTGCTGGATGTGATCTTCGAGCATAAGGCGTTCATGGATGAGCGCGATCTGCGGAGGCAAAAGGGACGGGAGCGAAGTGAGCGTGCCTTTCGAGCGCTGCTACAGGAGCGACTGACGGCCAAGGCGCTGGAGCGGTTCGATCAAAACGGGCGCATGCAGGAGCTGATCGCCCGTGTCGCCGACCGCACCCTCGATCCCTACACCGCCGTAGAACAAGTTCTCGCCAAGATCGGCCTGTATTAG
- a CDS encoding VOC family protein: MQVQPYIYFDGRCEEALEFYRTALGAQVDMLMHYKESSEPPPPGTLPPGFENKVMHAVFHIGETRLMASDGCQEGLSFGGFSLLLAVPTEAEADHVFTALADGGQVQMPLTKTSWSKCFGMVTDRFGVSWMINVTA; the protein is encoded by the coding sequence ATGCAAGTCCAACCTTACATATACTTCGATGGTCGCTGCGAAGAGGCTCTCGAATTCTACCGCACTGCGCTCGGCGCGCAGGTGGACATGCTCATGCATTACAAGGAAAGCTCTGAACCACCTCCGCCCGGCACGCTCCCGCCAGGCTTTGAAAATAAAGTCATGCACGCCGTCTTCCACATCGGCGAAACCAGACTCATGGCTTCCGACGGTTGCCAGGAAGGTCTGAGCTTCGGCGGCTTCTCGCTCTTACTCGCCGTACCGACGGAAGCTGAGGCCGACCACGTCTTCACCGCGCTCGCGGATGGCGGCCAGGTACAGATGCCGCTGACCAAGACGTCCTGGTCTAAGTGCTTTGGTATGGTCACGGATCGTTTCGGTGTGTCGTGGATGATAAACGTGACAGCTTGA
- a CDS encoding heme-binding domain-containing protein, giving the protein MEETEETEEKQEKKHTKWVKSVMGLVALGEAAVIFIGLQFIPYGRGYNNPPVKAEPKWDSPKTRELFFRACGTCHSNEVAWPWYGYIAPVSWFIQHDIDKGRAALNVSEWGRAEGNSGDSAETVQNGSMPPSTYGILHPSVRLATPEKQAFIQGLVATFGSKDESKHKDKQDDK; this is encoded by the coding sequence ATGGAAGAGACCGAAGAGACGGAAGAGAAGCAAGAGAAAAAGCATACAAAGTGGGTGAAGAGTGTCATGGGTCTCGTAGCTCTTGGGGAAGCGGCTGTGATTTTCATTGGTCTTCAGTTCATCCCCTACGGCCGAGGATATAATAATCCTCCGGTGAAGGCTGAGCCCAAGTGGGACAGCCCCAAAACGAGAGAGCTGTTTTTCCGCGCCTGCGGTACTTGTCACAGCAACGAAGTCGCCTGGCCATGGTATGGCTATATTGCGCCCGTGTCATGGTTCATTCAACACGACATCGACAAGGGTCGCGCCGCCCTCAATGTGTCGGAATGGGGACGTGCAGAGGGTAATAGTGGCGATTCCGCAGAAACCGTCCAAAATGGCTCAATGCCACCTTCGACATATGGAATCTTGCACCCGTCAGTCCGACTGGCTACTCCGGAAAAGCAGGCGTTTATTCAGGGGCTGGTGGCCACCTTCGGCAGTAAGGATGAGAGCAAGCATAAAGATAAACAGGATGATAAGTGA